From one Pecten maximus chromosome 8, xPecMax1.1, whole genome shotgun sequence genomic stretch:
- the LOC117332384 gene encoding dentin sialophosphoprotein-like yields MKHNPSIVVHDLNDSDGSDGSDGSDQSDRSESSSSSSSSSSESDEDERDDVGNNRRGNERDRSDEDRGDDDSRDRNDNNENIKDAEIVGNKNNDRKVITEYQLQQIYNNKNEQDSEETSDENGETKETKIEEVTDGLGSSKSEGIDQGDVTGPKSDFSLPLEDHGSKNILEGEADDKADSDESRPRGEDNSNESRPRGEDDGRPRGENTAGGKKHWPKLVPDMFKSLVPEAKKNNTKHTVTAESKKNNTKGQQTVSKSNHGWPYFVPEVFKPLIPDTERNGTQAEDNSDTYKQNNNLSYTDTYVMDQYMENLPYAKSMLTFGEAGEHETEHTDASGGGKTQSADFNIPPDEIKMQNGGAGYSSANESSGVGNNNKSPFKVNYSGMSATGSHGVDDKNKSPGKMKPPGKEGGEAAGNSHQQVPDNKPGKVKGKNDNNSNNNNNKSKATETQSSGGGTVPKGQGSPKGDQYNRPPGNVPSVSDR; encoded by the exons ATGAAACACAATCCGTCCATCGTAGTACATGACTTAAATGATTCGGATGGTTCAGATGGTTCCGACGGTTCCGATCAATCAGATCGTTCGGAATCATCGTCGTCTTCGTCTTCGTCATCTAGTGAATCTGATGAAGATGAAAGAGACGATGTAGGAAATAATAGACGTGGGAATGAGCGCGACAGAAGTGATGAGGACAGAGGAGACGATGATAGCCGAGATAGAAACGAcaacaatgaaaatatcaaagaCGCTGAGATAGTGGGGAATAAAAACAACGATAGAAAGGTTATTACAGAGTACCAACTTCAGCAAATTTACAATAACAAGAACGAACAAGACAGCGAAGAGACATCTGACGAAAATGGCGAAACCAAGGAAACGAAAATAGAAGAAGTGACAGATGGTCTTGGTTCTTCTAAATCTGAAGGCATTGATCAAGGCGATGTCACTGGACCGAAGAGTGATTTTTCTCTTCCTCTTGAAGACCACGGATCTAAAAATATCCTAGAGGGAGAAGCAGATGACAAAGCGGACAGCGATGAGAGTAGACCTAGAGGAGAAGATAATAGCAATGAAAGTAGGCCAAGAGGAGAGGACGACGGTCGCCCAAGAGGTGAAAATACAGCTGGAGGCAAGAAACATTGGCCTAAATTGGTACCGGATATGTTTAAAAGTCTGGTACCGGAGGCG AAgaaaaacaacactaaacataCTGTCACTGCTGAGAGcaagaaaaacaatacaaagGGACAGCAAACCGTTAGCAAAAGTAACCACGGTTGGCCGTACTTTGTACCGGAAGTGTTCAAACCACTCATACCTGACACG GAGAGAAATGGGACACAGGCGGAGGACAATTCAGACACTTACAAACAGAACAACAACCTTTCATATACAGACACCTACGTCATGGATCAGTACATGGAAAACTTG CCTTACGCAAAGTCGATGTTGACGTTTGGAGAGGCTGGCGAACATGAAACGGAACATACAGACGCGTCAGGGGGAGGCAAGACTCAGAGCGCAGACTTCAACATCCCTCCTGACGAAATCAAAATGCAAAACGGCGGAGCTGGTTATTCAAGCGCAAACGAATCAAGTGGTGTTGGAAACAACAATAAAAGTCCCTTCAAAGTGAATTACAGTGGAATGTCAGCGACAGGAAGTCACGGCGTTGATGATAAAAATAAGTCCCCTGGTAAAATGAAACCTCCGGGAAAGGAGGGTGGAGAGGCTGCGGGGAACTCGCATCAACAGGTCCCAGACAATAAACCGGGAAAGGTAAAAGGTAAAAAtgacaacaacagcaacaacaataacaacaaaagcAAGGCCACGGAGACACAGTCTAGCGGAGGAGGAACAGTTCCTAAAGGACAAGGAAGTCCAAAGGGTGACCAGTATAATAGGCCTCCTGGTAACGTACCCAGTGTCTCGGATAGATAA
- the LOC117333707 gene encoding uncharacterized protein LOC117333707 isoform X2 yields MIPKHNVIVLIFGLCAAFHCTVGGSIVNGRSANDTDNDNDDDDEIGIIASAKDVMKSIMDYLRGNENENVFDEAMKNISGEIDKYIDLVPDVDEEETTEVYQVDTVDGYDVKTENIVINGTIGNQDAELQIQENEEGNNGTESLEGAD; encoded by the exons ATGATTCCTAAACACAATGTAATAGTCCTTATCTTTGGCCTCTGTGCTGCATTTCATTGTACAGTCGGAGGCTCTATCGTAAACGGGCGCAGTGCTAACGACACTGATAACGAcaatgatgatgacgacgaaaTTGGAATCATAGCTTCGGCGAAGG ACGTCATGAAAAGTATCATGGATTACTTGAGaggaaatgaaaatgaaaatgttttcgACGAAGCTATGAAGAACATCAGCGGTGAGATAGacaaatatattgacctggtaCCGGACGTGGATGAAGAAGAAACAACAGAGGTTTATCAG GTGGATACCGTAGACGGGTACGATGTGAAAACAGAAAACATTGTCATTAACGGAACAATTGGGAATCAAGACGCAGAACTTCAAATACAAGAG AATGAAGAAGGAAACAATGGCACCGAATCTTTGGAGGGAGCCGACTAA
- the LOC117333707 gene encoding uncharacterized protein LOC117333707 isoform X1 — MIPKHNVIVLIFGLCAAFHCTVGGSIVNGRSANDTDNDNDDDDEIGIIASAKDVMKSIMDYLRGNENENVFDEAMKNISGEIDKYIDLVPDVDEEETTEVYQVDTVDGYDVKTENIVINGTIGNQDAELQIQEVDLLGKNEEGNNGTESLEGAD, encoded by the exons ATGATTCCTAAACACAATGTAATAGTCCTTATCTTTGGCCTCTGTGCTGCATTTCATTGTACAGTCGGAGGCTCTATCGTAAACGGGCGCAGTGCTAACGACACTGATAACGAcaatgatgatgacgacgaaaTTGGAATCATAGCTTCGGCGAAGG ACGTCATGAAAAGTATCATGGATTACTTGAGaggaaatgaaaatgaaaatgttttcgACGAAGCTATGAAGAACATCAGCGGTGAGATAGacaaatatattgacctggtaCCGGACGTGGATGAAGAAGAAACAACAGAGGTTTATCAG GTGGATACCGTAGACGGGTACGATGTGAAAACAGAAAACATTGTCATTAACGGAACAATTGGGAATCAAGACGCAGAACTTCAAATACAAGAGGTCGATCTCCTTGGCAAG AATGAAGAAGGAAACAATGGCACCGAATCTTTGGAGGGAGCCGACTAA